One Spirochaetaceae bacterium genomic window, GCGCAGGGCCCAGGCGCGCAGGTAGCCGGCCCCGCTCGGCGCGCTGCGCGCGTCGCGCACCACGCGGCCCGCAGTGGCCGCCAGCGCACCGGCCGCCAGCGCGACCACCACGAACCAGTTGTAGACGCCGGTCGCGCGCGTCGCGAACAGCCACAACGGCAGGGCGATCAGCGCGCCCGCGACCGCCGCGCCGGCGACGATCGCCACCAGGAACGCTGCCACCCGCAGCACGCCCAGGTACCCGAGCGCTATCTGTGCAGCGATTCCGGTGCGCGCCATGGCGCCGCGCCGCTGCCGTGATCAGGCGCCGTCGATGGGGCGCGTCACCCGGGCGGTCACGTCGCCGGTGCGCAGGGCCCCCATTGCCGGTCCGTACTGCTTCATGTGCGGCGCTTTCAGGTGGTCGGCCAACGCCGCCGCCGACTCCCACTGTTCGATCAAGGTTACGCGGTGGTCGTCGACGGCCCCCTGGATCGAAAGCGGTGAGGACGTGTCGAGGGTGTACTCGTAGCGGATGCAGCCCCGTTCAGCGTGCACCAGCGGAGCGAGCTGACGGGCCAAGGCAAGATAGTCGTCCAGCCGGCCCGGCTTGATGGTCATGGTAACGATTACGTGCAGCATGGTTCGCTCCATCATATCTCACCGCGCGCCACTCGTCAGCATGGCCGGATCGCCGCTCGGAGCGCGACCGTCTCGCGTCACGCAGGCGGTCATTCGTGACGCGTCCGTCATTCATGACGCAGGCATTGCACGATGTCGAGGCGCAGCGCCCTGCGGGCCGGCAGCAGTGCGATGAGCATGCTCGCGAGCACGCCGAACACCACGGCGACCGCCATCGTGCCCGGGTTCCATGCGCCGCGAAATACCGCCGTGACACGATAGCCAATGCTGATGTCGCCGTAGAACCGGCTCATGTCGATGCCTTGCTCGACCAGGAAGAACACCGCAACGGCGCCGAGCAGCAAGCCGCAGAGCGATCCGAGGCAGCCGATGAAACCCGCCTCGAGCACCATCGTGGCGCGCACCGAGCCGTCCTCCATACCGAGCGCGCGCATCATCCCGAACTCCCGCATACGCTCGTATGCCGCAATCAGCATGGTGTTGGAGATCCCCACCGCGGCGATCAGGAAAACCAGCAGCAACAGCAGTACGTTGCCGGATCTCTCCGACTCCATCATCGCCAGGTAGTCACGGGCAAGCCGCGGCCATCCCACCGCAATCGCGCCCGGAAGCTGCTCGGCAAGCATCGCGTTCACACGCTCGATCTCGCCGGCCAGGAAGGCGCCGGCGGGAACGGCAACCGCGCGTCCCAGTCTGGACGGCATCGCTCCAAGCGCTACTTCGGTGACGCCCGTCATCTCCAGGTCGAACTGCGCCACGTCGAGCGGCAGGAACCCGACGCCGCGGTTGATGGTGGGATTGGGACTGAGCAGCGTGCCGACCAGTTCCAGCTCCAGCACCTGCATCGCGCCGTGCCGGGTGCGGGTCCGAACCTCGACGATATCGCCGCGCGTCATACCCAGGTCGTCGGCCATCCACGCGCCCAGCACCAGCCCCGGCGAGCCCGGCTCAAGGTAGCCGCCGCCCGCAAGCAGCGCGTCCCGCAACCGGAATACCGCCCCGTCCGTGGCCGGGTCGATGGCGATGAGCCGAATCGGCAACGATCCTTCGCCAAAGAACATCTCGCCGGCAAAAGCGATACGCGGAGTGTTGGCAATTCCCATCTCGGTCAGCCTGGTCCCCAGCCGGGCGTAGTCGATCAGCTCGTACTTCAGCGCCACCCGGTCCAGATCATCATGCTGCTCCCGCGTCACCACCCGGCCGGACCCGGTTTCGTACCACACCAGGTTGCGTTGCGATTCCTGGTCGATCCCGCGCAGCATGGAGTCCATGAAAATGAGAACGGCGATGCTGAACGCCAGGGCCAGCATCGTGATCACGGTGCGCCGCCGGTGCCTGGCCAGATTGCGCCACGCCAGCAGCAGCAACAGCCGCGACTCGCCGCGCCGGAACGCCGCCCCGCTCATGTCCGCGCCGCCACCGGTCAGGACGACCCGAACACGAACCGTGCCGCCAGCGTGGCGGCCAGATTGCCCGGCCGGTCCCAGGCGAAGGTGTCATCCCCGTCGCCCAGCATGGCACTCGCATACAGGCTGAACGTCAATCCCTGCAGCATGTTCCACGATGCGCCGGCAGCGGCTACCGCGGAGCCGTCAATCGGCGAGATCACCCCGCTCAGGCTCAGGTTCCAGTTGTCCGCCGGGGCGAAACCGACTTCAGGGAACAGGTACAGCCCGTATCGATCGAGCGCCGCCGGCACTCCCGACTGCTCCTGCCAGCTCCGCCACGGGCGCGCACCCGCCTCCAGCCGCAGGTTCAGCAGCCCGGATTCCGGCCCCAGGTCCACGAAACCGAATCCGCCGGCGGTAACGTACAGGCGGTCCTGCGCCGTCTCGCGCAGGTCGCGACCGTCGTGCGCCGGCAGTGCCGAGCCGGCACTCACGTGCCAGTCGATGCCGAGCAAGGCCCCCTTCAGGCCCACATACGCGCGATGCTCGCGTTCCGCGGGTGGATCCGGACCGGCGCCGTACAAGTAGCCGGCCTCGCCGGTCAATTCGCCGATCCGGATCACGGCGCGCGCCCCGGCAGCGGTCTCCGCCAGCCGATCCGGCAGGGGAGGGGGCAGCACGACCGCCTCCAGGAACGAGCGCCGATCGACTGGAACATAGGCGGCAACGAGCCAATCGGTCGCCGTCAAGTATTCGCCCGCGCCGGAAGCGAAGCCCGGTTCCTGGCCAAACAGAATGTCGCCGGCGTTGAAAAAGCGGCCTCGTCCCCACGACAGCCGCGTCTTCCCGGCGGTCAGGCGGAAACCGGGGAGCCGCGCGCGGACAAAGGCGCGCTCGACTCCGAGACTGGTCACCAGGTGGTCCGGGGAGCCGGCTGCCGTACCGTACGCCGAGGGCGGCAGGTGGAGATCCGCGGAAATGCTCAACTGGCCGCGGACGTTGCGGTTGCCGGTCGCGGCCACGTCGAGCCGGGCGCGCCCCGCGCTGCCCAACAGCAGCGTCTCCTCGCGGTCAGCCACGGCGCTCATCTCGGCGTGGAGCGTGACCGTGGTGCGCAGATCGGCAGCGGCGACCGCAGCCGTGGCGAGCAGGAGCAGCGCCGCGCCGCGGCGCGCGGTCAAAAGGTCAGCTCCTCGAGCGAGAACAGACTCTCGTCGACCGGCTCATCGATCGCGATTTCATCCATCGTGAACACCGTCATCGAGTCCTTTTTCATGAAGTCGGACATCTCCAGGCGGACTCCGATTACCTTGTCGCCAACCTCGCGAAACTCGGTAACCGCCAACCGTTTCAGCGCCCGGCCGCGGAGCGAGAACAGGTCTACGCGCCGGGTCACGAACCGCTCGCTGTCGATCCATGCCACCTGCACCGGGTACACGACGTCGCGCCGCTTTGCGGTCAGGCGCAGCCGGTACGTATCGTGGCCGTCGATCTGCTCGGTGCCCTCCAGAACCACCTCGTAGTCGTCCAGCCGGCTGCTGCTGCCGGTCATGTCCTCGTAGGAGAAATCGGATCCAAGCACGCTGTCGCGCAACGCCGCGCCCTGGAGGTGGATCACGTCCTCCGAGTCGGGAAAGTACAGGTAGATCTCGTCCTCCAGGCGCAGCACCTTCTGGCCGGCCTCCTCCGGATTGGTGAATTCCAGCAGCGAGCGGTCGTCGCCCAGCGCCGTCGAAATGAAGGTCTTGGTGCGCGTACCGAAGCGATCGGTAATCTCCATCGAGCCGGTGGAGTGCATCGAGCTGTGGCGCTCGTGCCGTTCCATGCGACGGATGACCTCGTCGCCGGTCAAGGCGAGGAGCGGACTCGCGGCGAGCAGCGCGAGCACGCCGCCGCACGCCACCAGCAGCCGGCGCCGGCGCGTCCGTGGCATCCGCCAATGAACCAACCGCCAATGAACCAACCNNNNNNNNNNNNNNNNNNNNNNNNNNNNNNNNNNNNNNNNNNNNNNNNNNNNNNNNNNNNNNNNNNNNNNNNNNNNNNNNNNNNNNNNNNNNNNNNNNNNCGGCGCCGGCGCGTCCGTGGCATCCGCCAATGAACCAACCGCCAATGAACCAACCGCCAATGAACCAACCGCCAATGAACCAACCACCAATGAACCAACCACCAATGAATAAGGCCACTGGTCGGAGACAGCCGGCCGGCGGGCGATGACCGTACATCGATGTTCGTCGTGACATTCGTCGTCTTCCCTGTTGCGGAGCGACCGTGCAGACTCATTGGTGATTCCTCCTGGTGCGAAGCATCGTGCGAAACATGGTCAGGTGGCGCGCAGGGCGGTCACCGGGTGCAGCCTGGCGGCCCGGCGGGTAGGCCAGAACGAGGCTGCTGCGGTCACCGCAATCGAGTAGCACAGCACCAGCACGGTGGAACGCAGATTGAGTTGCGGGTAGATGATATTGGACATGTTCAACTCCACGCCCTCCATCGCCTCGGTGTAGTCGATCCCGACCTGCGACAGCGGCACTACCAGCGCTATACCCAGCCCCACTCCTACCAGCGCGGCCGCCACGCCGATGAACAGTGCCTCCAGGAAGAACAGGCGCGTAATCTGCGCACCGGTCATCCCGAGCGCGGCAATGGTGCCGATTTCGCGCATCCGCTCGTACACCACCATCATCGTCGTATTGACGATCACCGTGGTGGCCAGCAGGAAAAACACCAGCGCGATGATGTCGTAGATGCGCGTCGCAAGCTGGAACAACCGGTACATGGCGTTTTCCTCGGTCCACGACCGCACCTCGAGCCGGTCGCCCACCGCATCCCGCACGGCTTCTGCCAAGGCCGGCACCTGGTCGTCGTGCTCGGTGTACAGCAGCAGGTCGGTGACCGCACCGCTGGCGTCGAGCTGCAGAAAGGTTTGCGCCACGCCGATCGGCAACAGCACCACCCGGCTCAATCCACCGACCGGGAATCCCACCAGTCCGCTGACGCGGAAGGTCCACGCCTGCGTGCTCATAACCGCGGTGCGGGTCAGAATCGTCAGCTTGTCGCCGACTGCAACGCCCAGTTCGTCGGCGAGGGTCTTCGACATCACCAGTTCGCGCGCCGCCGGGTCGGGCAGCGCACCGCCGAACAGATCCAGCCGCCACACGCGCGCGAAATCCTCCAGGCCGGGGGCGGCGGTGCCGGCGGCCGGCGCGAGATGAGGCAGGCGTCGGGCCGCGGTCGCGATCTCCCGGTCGAAGTCGACGCCGATGCCGTACACGGCGTGGTTCTGGTCTTCCCGGTAGACGGCCCCGCCGAACCGCACCCGCGGCAGCACGGCGGCCACTGCCGGCAGCTGTTCGAGCCGCGCCTGCACTTCCGCCGCGTTGGCCACCGCCAGGTGCACGGGGCTGAGATGCTCGTAGCGTCCGAACTCCGGATGGCGTACCTGAACGTGACCGGTGTCATACGTCAACGCAATCGACACGGTGTCGCCGAGCATGCCGGCGATCATCGAGAACAGCAGCACCACGGCCAGGGTCGCCACCGCGATGGCGGTGCCGGAAAGCAGCGAGCGGCGCTTGTTGCGCGCGACGTTGCGCAACGCGATTCTCCACAGATTCATCGGTCTACCAGCATCAGTGTACCCGCGTCGGCTCGTTCACTCACTCGTAGTGCGAACGGTCGCTCATGACGCACTCCGTCATTCATGACGCGTTCGTCATTCATGACGCGTTCGTCATTCATGACGCAGGCTCTGCACCACGTCGAGACGCAGCGCGCGGCGCGCCGGCACCAGGGCGATGGCCATGCTCGCAAGCACCCCAAACACAACCGCGGTCGCCATGGTGCCGGGATTCCAGGCGCCGCGGAACTCCCCGGTGACGCGGTAGCCGATACTCACGTCGCCGTATAGTCCGCTCACGTCGATTCCCCAATTGACCAGCCAGAACGTCGCGGCTGCACCGAGGACGAGACCCGCCAATGACCCGAGCAGTCCGATAATGCCCGCCTCGAACACCATCGTCGCCCGGACCGCCGCGTCGTCCATGCCAAGGGCGCGCATCATGCCGAACTCACGGATTCTCTCGTACACCGCGATCAACATGGTGTTTGAAATACCCACGGCGGCGATCAGAAATATGAGAAACAGCAGCATGGCGTTGCTCGAACTCTTGGACTCCATCAACGCCAGGTAGTCACGCGCGATCTGTGGCCACCCGACCACGGCGACGTCTGCAAACCGTGCTCCAAGCTGCGCATTCAAACGCTCGATCTCGCGGCTCAGGAAGGCGCCGCCGGGAACGGCTATCGGGCGCCCGAGCACGGAA contains:
- a CDS encoding putative quinol monooxygenase; protein product: MLHVIVTMTIKPGRLDDYLALARQLAPLVHAERGCIRYEYTLDTSSPLSIQGAVDDHRVTLIEQWESAAALADHLKAPHMKQYGPAMGALRTGDVTARVTRPIDGA
- a CDS encoding FtsX-like permease family protein, translating into MSGAAFRRGESRLLLLLAWRNLARHRRRTVITMLALAFSIAVLIFMDSMLRGIDQESQRNLVWYETGSGRVVTREQHDDLDRVALKYELIDYARLGTRLTEMGIANTPRIAFAGEMFFGEGSLPIRLIAIDPATDGAVFRLRDALLAGGGYLEPGSPGLVLGAWMADDLGMTRGDIVEVRTRTRHGAMQVLELELVGTLLSPNPTINRGVGFLPLDVAQFDLEMTGVTEVALGAMPSRLGRAVAVPAGAFLAGEIERVNAMLAEQLPGAIAVGWPRLARDYLAMMESERSGNVLLLLLVFLIAAVGISNTMLIAAYERMREFGMMRALGMEDGSVRATMVLEAGFIGCLGSLCGLLLGAVAVFFLVEQGIDMSRFYGDISIGYRVTAVFRGAWNPGTMAVAVVFGVLASMLIALLPARRALRLDIVQCLRHE
- a CDS encoding outer membrane lipoprotein-sorting protein, encoding LVHWRLVHWRMPRTRRRRLLVACGGVLALLAASPLLALTGDEVIRRMERHERHSSMHSTGSMEITDRFGTRTKTFISTALGDDRSLLEFTNPEEAGQKVLRLEDEIYLYFPDSEDVIHLQGAALRDSVLGSDFSYEDMTGSSSRLDDYEVVLEGTEQIDGHDTYRLRLTAKRRDVVYPVQVAWIDSERFVTRRVDLFSLRGRALKRLAVTEFREVGDKVIGVRLEMSDFMKKDSMTVFTMDEIAIDEPVDESLFSLEELTF
- a CDS encoding FtsX-like permease family protein — its product is MNLWRIALRNVARNKRRSLLSGTAIAVATLAVVLLFSMIAGMLGDTVSIALTYDTGHVQVRHPEFGRYEHLSPVHLAVANAAEVQARLEQLPAVAAVLPRVRFGGAVYREDQNHAVYGIGVDFDREIATAARRLPHLAPAAGTAAPGLEDFARVWRLDLFGGALPDPAARELVMSKTLADELGVAVGDKLTILTRTAVMSTQAWTFRVSGLVGFPVGGLSRVVLLPIGVAQTFLQLDASGAVTDLLLYTEHDDQVPALAEAVRDAVGDRLEVRSWTEENAMYRLFQLATRIYDIIALVFFLLATTVIVNTTMMVVYERMREIGTIAALGMTGAQITRLFFLEALFIGVAAALVGVGLGIALVVPLSQVGIDYTEAMEGVELNMSNIIYPQLNLRSTVLVLCYSIAVTAAASFWPTRRAARLHPVTALRAT